CTGTATTTGCACACTGCAATCTATATCCTCAATCACTAAGATCGATCGATTCTTGGTGGGTAACAGATTCCTCATGAGATCTCTATTGCTATCGATGCTGGAGAGATCCAAATCGTAAATGTCAAACTTAAGGTAGTTAGCCATGGCGGCAATTAAGCTTGATTTTCCCGTACCAGGAGGACCATACAACAAATATCCCCTCTTCCAAACCTTCCCCACTTTTCTATAGAAATCTTTCCTTCTAACGAACCTATCCAAATCGTCGATTATCCATTGCTTCAACTCAGGGTCCATGGCCAGTGTATCAAACGTAGACGGATGGTCTAGATTTACCGAGCCCCACCATGCAAAGGGTGATTCCTCATCACCACCACTAATATCTTGGCTACATATCCTCACAGTTTTATTCTCCCCTTTAATCTCCTTGGCTTTCCTCAACACATAAGGCAAATAGAAATCAACAACTCTGTCTTTGAATTTCTTGGGGAACAAAAGCTCAAAGTGgcgtttctcttttttatcatGTGAATCTGCGGAACAAACCAATTTCCACTGGAGGCGAATGTTTTGGAAGTAATCGGTGATTTCTTGGTCCTTATAGATGGAAAGCGTGATATTTTGCTGGCGGGCAGTTTTGTGGACCTTGAGAATGTCCGTAGAAGGGCTGATTATGGTACGGAGATAAATATCGGCGGCCTGAAAAACTTCATTCGGGGAGAGCCCAGAACTCTCGTCGATAACAAACTTAGTCTGAGAAGAAAGGGATCCGAAAAAGTAGACATAAATTGAAGAGAGAAGGGAAATGAATTTGGCAGGAAGGAGTTCGTTGGTGAGGGAACGGATGAGCATCATGGTGGTGGCGAAAGAGGCATAGGCGGAGAAGACGGCGGAGACAGACTGGGGAACGGccatttgtttgaaattgatCATTTTGGGCAATGGTGGAAGAGAGTAAGGAAGAAGGGGAATTGTATTGTATTATTGAAGGAGGTCGGGTTGTTCCTTTGCCTTGAGCTTCAAGAATCATATTAATGGAGATTTTGCCAAATtgcattttgttatatgactTCAAGAATGGTAAGTTATTGATTTTGCACGTCtatttagttgtttttttcactgtttttttaactaattatttttattaaaagaaataaagaaacaactaAGCGTTGGTGAactttgaattaaaaagaatcgGGTCAATTAATCGCcgcaaattttatttctaaatttgaatgtaaaattaaatatttgcaATCTTGGTAATTCATAAAGCACCATCAGACAAATTGAATTTAGCTTACAAAGTAAGCAAAAGGGTAAAAATTGTGTTCGTCTTTCTTGAAGCCTAAGGCAAAGGCACAGCCAGACCTCCTCTATAGATAGTA
This DNA window, taken from Cucumis sativus cultivar 9930 chromosome 6, Cucumber_9930_V3, whole genome shotgun sequence, encodes the following:
- the LOC101209151 gene encoding AAA-ATPase At2g18193, with amino-acid sequence MINFKQMAVPQSVSAVFSAYASFATTMMLIRSLTNELLPAKFISLLSSIYVYFFGSLSSQTKFVIDESSGLSPNEVFQAADIYLRTIISPSTDILKVHKTARQQNITLSIYKDQEITDYFQNIRLQWKLVCSADSHDKKEKRHFELLFPKKFKDRVVDFYLPYVLRKAKEIKGENKTVRICSQDISGGDEESPFAWWGSVNLDHPSTFDTLAMDPELKQWIIDDLDRFVRRKDFYRKVGKVWKRGYLLYGPPGTGKSSLIAAMANYLKFDIYDLDLSSIDSNRDLMRNLLPTKNRSILVIEDIDCSVQIQNREIDRGYGRPNGKFTLSGMLNFIDGLWSSCGDERIIIFTTNHKEKLDPALLRAGRMDVHIHMSYCSPKGLKVLASKYLGEEATEHGVYGEIEELIGADMEVSPSEIAEELMKGEQLEAVLGGLLNFLKRKREEKMKEKKREGDGKIEEVVKEEELKEGESVN